One region of Labrus mixtus chromosome 1, fLabMix1.1, whole genome shotgun sequence genomic DNA includes:
- the terb2 gene encoding telomere repeats-binding bouquet formation protein 2, translating into MFMNKSAWFSSSVPQTRQNIWILEGGIIANWRKADYLFSEDATCPDTQRIFESKDCLWNKVVVFHSLFLSVCEMRQSVKSVCVGHYVLPPASVQEEVRGVVGRLIWESEVEQPVAQFVKQRSHKRGSCKSEDEYSEDSRNCSEPSDTDSSESEVCGHDQDRNKLTGYISMDNLQKYSGDLHDFHPGCFRCSNCKTRSCLQHV; encoded by the exons ATGTTTATGAACAAGTCCGCCTGGTTTTCAAGCAGTGTGCCTCAGACACGTCAGAACATTTGGA TTTTGGAAGGTGGGATCATTGCTAATTGGAGAAAAGCGGATTACCTTTTCAGTGAAGATGCCACATGTCCTGATACTCAGAG GATATTTGAGAGCAAGGATTGCCTCTGGAACAAGGTGGTGGTTTTTCACAGCTTGTTTCTGTCCGTCTGTGAGATGCGCCAGAGTGTGAAGTCAGTGTGCGTCGGTCATTATGTGCTGCCTCCAGCCTCGGTGCAGGAAG AGGTGAGAGGAGTGGTAGGGCGATTGATCTGGGAGAGTGAAGTCGAGCAGCCAGTAGCCCAG TTTGTTAAACAGCGCTCCCATAAGAGAGGTAGCTGCAAGAGTGAAGATGAGTACAGTGAAGACAGCAGGAACTG ttctGAACCATCCGACACAGACTCATCTGAAAGTGAAGTATGTGGCCATGATCAagatagaaacaagctaacag GGTACATCAGCATGGACAATCTGCAGAAATATTCAGGTGATCTGCATGATTTTCATCCCGGATGTTTCCGATGCTCCAACTGTAAAACTCGTAGCTGCTTGCAGCACGTGTGA